A stretch of DNA from Roseovarius faecimaris:
CGCGAAAGACGCAGGCGTGCAATGATCGAAACCGCGCTTCTGGCGCTGGGGCTTGTATTGGTTGTGGAGGGGCTGGTCTATGCACTGGCCCCTTCGCTTATTGAGGACCTGCTCGCTGCCATGCGCGCCCTCAGCATCGAGCAACGTCGGCTGATGGGGCTCACCGCGCTGGTGATCGGGGTCATCCTGCTCTGGATCGCCAAGTCTCTTGGGGCTTGAATGACATGTCACAATGGGATCACATGAGCGTGACACAGGGTTGTGGCCTTTGTGTTTCGGGCAAGCGTTCCTACATCTAGCGCATGCAGGATCCTGCCTCGACAGGGCAGAACACGGACAAAGAGGAGATCCGGGAGTGAACGTCCAAACCCATTCAACATCTATCCAGACCGCCCGGGGGCTGCGTGCCCTTTGGCTCATGGCGCTGGCTCTGGGGCTTTTGATTGCGCAGGCAATCGCGGCCCAGGCCCGACCTGACAGCTTTGCCGATCTGGCCGAAAAGATCAGCCCCGCCGTGGTCAACATCACCACCTCGACCGTGGTCGCACAGGGCTCTGGGCCGTCGCC
This window harbors:
- a CDS encoding DUF2065 domain-containing protein; its protein translation is MIETALLALGLVLVVEGLVYALAPSLIEDLLAAMRALSIEQRRLMGLTALVIGVILLWIAKSLGA